Sequence from the Mycobacterium florentinum genome:
GCGCCGCAGCGCGAAATGGTGTGCGGTGGCGCGCCACACCCGGTAGCCGTCACCGTCACGAATGAGCACCAGCGACTCGCACACCGCCACCGCCTCGTCACCGTCAAGCGTGACGACGCACGGCCCGAGAAAGTGTGAGCAGCCCTTTTTCACCAACTGCTGGTGAGCCTGCGAGCTGATCATCGCGTGCACGTCGGCCCGGCCCTGCATGCGCCAGCCGTCGACGTCATACACGCCGTCGGTCGCCCACAGGCGCGCACTGGCATCCGGATCGCCGGCGTCGACCGCGGGACCGTAGGACGCGATCAGCTGCCTTATGTCGCGGT
This genomic interval carries:
- a CDS encoding nuclear transport factor 2 family protein, with the protein product MTDVAELVARLRRLEDDRDIRQLIASYGPAVDAGDPDASARLWATDGVYDVDGWRMQGRADVHAMISSQAHQQLVKKGCSHFLGPCVVTLDGDEAVAVCESLVLIRDGDGYRVWRATAHHFALRRIDDQWQITTRTSRVLDGNPDAHALLLKGLAGQPLT